A genomic region of Drosophila kikkawai strain 14028-0561.14 chromosome X, DkikHiC1v2, whole genome shotgun sequence contains the following coding sequences:
- the LOC108080042 gene encoding endothelial lipase, which produces MPGHESRLLLSCLLLLLLLGHVPTTEALHRWSPMMKAFRYLQETMLRNSLERAHLNHGIVFECRTISAKDFGNEVHFNLQLGDLRGFRRLDPKKKLALFLHGWNDQGSKDWVQELLLTWTLFASNYNVCVVDWGNLSQNDYKSASMSIFDVGLTVAGIIMALEELRPSHFDRSNVTLAGYSLGAHAAGYAGAVLEGKVEQIIGLDPAGPLFSLPAEVAAKYRLDPGDAQFVQVIHTSGGSLGTSLKCGHADFYPNGGKAPQTNCKMFANLRDMQNSNPIACSHSAAAIFFRQSMDPEYPFVGYECGSYWEFSAGYCDGNRRARFGIHSQRRAQGSFYFRTAPQQPYVERRQANWLSGVGRMAKVGGQDQAESSPLVLRLWTNSWRRRERERAWDRGRCA; this is translated from the exons ATGCCCGGTCACGAGTCCCGCCTGCTGCTCTCctgcctgctgctcctcctcctgctcggcCATGTCCCGACAACCGAGGCTTTACACCGCTGGAGTCCCATGATGAAGGCCTTTCGGTATTTGCAGGAGACCATGCTCCGGAATAGCTTGGAGCGGGCGCATCTTAACCATGGGATTGTCTTCGAGTGCCGCACCAT ATCAGCCAAGGACTTTGGCAACGAAGTGCACTTTAACCTGCAACTGGGTGACCTGCGGGGCTTTCGTCGCCTGGATCCCAAGAAGAAGTTGGCCCTGTTCCTGCACGGTTGGAATGATCAGGGCAGCAAGGACTGGGTCCAAGAGCTGTTGCTGA CCTGGACCCTCTTCGCCTCCAACTACAATGTGTGCGTGGTGGACTGGGGAAACCTGTCGCAGAATGACTACAAAAGCGCCTCGATGTCCATCTTCGATGTGGGTCTAACCGTGGCCGGCATAATCATGGCCTTGGAGGAGCTCCGTCCGAGTCACTTTGACCGCAGCAATGTCACCCTGGCGGGCTACAGTCTAGGCGCCCATGCTGCCGGCTATGCAGGAGCCGTGCTCGAGGGCAAGGTGGAACAAATTATTGGCTTGGATCCAGCGGGACCACTGTTCTCCCTGCCCGCAGAGGTGGCAGCCAAGTATCGTCTGGATCCCGGCGATGCCCAGTTCGTGCAGGTGATCCACACCTCCGGTGGATCGTTGGGCACGAGTCTGAAGTGTGGCCATGCCGACTTCTATCCGAATGGAGGCAAAGCTCCTCAGACGAACTGCAAGATGTTTGCCAATCTGCGGGATATGCAGAATTCCA ATCCCATTGCCTGCAGCCACTCGGCGGCGGCGATCTTCTTCCGCCAGTCCATGGACCCGGAGTATCCCTTTGTGGGCTACGAGTGCGGCAGCTACTGGGAGTTCTCTGCCGGCTATTGTGACGGGAATCGGCGTGCCCGCTTTGGGATCCACTCGCAGCGGCGGGCGCAGGGCAGCTTCTACTTCCGCACGGCCCCACAGCAGCCCTATGTGGAGCGGCGGCAGGCCAACTGGCTAAGTGGGGTGGGGCGAATGGCCAAGGTTGGGGGTCAGGATCAGGCCGAGAGCAGCCCCCTTGTTCTACGCCTCTGGACGAATAGCTGGCGAAGGCGGGAACGGGAGCGGGCGTGGGACAGAGGTCGCTGTGCCtaa
- the LOC108080037 gene encoding uncharacterized protein: MKSFVVCSLIGLMLLVAVAEVRAECDEEKAPDESDFKHFFKNLGCKVNQGAKDVAEAAKPYADKIGEGAKEFGSSVAHKYDEIKHKLTDEGPTTPKAPIAYDAPTEKVPLAPIGSSPPPAL; encoded by the coding sequence ATGAAATCGTTTGTGGTGTGCTCTCTGATCGGACTTATGCTCCTGGTGGCCGTCGCCGAGGTGCGCGCCGAGTGCGACGAGGAGAAGGCGCCTGATGAGAGCGACTTCAAGCACTTCTTCAAGAACTTGGGCTGCAAGGTCAACCAGGGGGCTAAGGACGTGGCCGAGGCTGCCAAGCCCTACGCGGACAAGATTGGCGAGGGCGCCAAGGAGTTTGGCAGCTCGGTGGCCCATAAATATGATGAAATAAAGCACAAGCTCACGGATGAGGGACCCACTACGCCGAAGGCGCCCATTGCCTATGATGCTCCCACTGAGAAGGTGCCTTTGGCCCCCATTGGCAGCTCGCCCCCACCAGCCCTGTGA
- the LOC108080065 gene encoding uncharacterized protein codes for MQFVGQKSMLIAGILLMSLILVQGEAHDQSSKDLPHVRHKRGIIWDFFQKMVITKNLIVDQYTDTRNTLNDIYNVVNEQFSDPGPEKPTSSPRVTTEKTSLSSEETSEETTTAFTISRYELGRILGRNFRGLQKLAMKEFNTALNATNYNLAEYKAEADKQFANSLAVEKKNKLKSLKG; via the exons ATGCAGTTTGTTGGGCAAAAGAGTATGCTGATTGCTGGTATCCTGCTCATGAGCCTGATCTTGGTTCAAGGAGAGGCTCACGATCAAAGCTCAAAGGACTTGCCCCATGTGCGACACAAGCGTGGCATCATTTGGGACTTTTTCCAGAAAATGGTCATCACCAAGAACCTAATTGTGGAT CAATACACAGACACCCGCAACACCCTGAATGACATCTACAATGTGGTCAACGAGCAGTTTAGTGATCCGGGTCCAGAGAAGCCTACGAGTAGTCCCAGGGTCACCACCGAAAAGACT TCACTTAGCAGCGAGGAGACCAGCGAGGAAACCACCACAGCCTTTACAATCTCCCGCTACGAGCTGGGCCGCATCTTGGGCCGGAACTTCCGGGGACTCCAGAAGCTGGCCATGAAGGAGTTCAACACCGCCCTTAAT GCCACAAACTACAATCTGGCCGAGTACAAAGCCGAGGCGGACAAGCAGTTCGCCAACAGCCTGGCGGTGGAGAAGAAGAACAAGCTGAAGAGCCTCAAGGGCTGA